One Candidatus Nitrososphaera evergladensis SR1 genomic window carries:
- a CDS encoding winged helix-turn-helix domain-containing protein, producing the protein MKKEDYGEKGFDSDMVLKLLSAINGGSEENQLESAAGISSKQLSRYLKEFIKDGLVGYAVSDGKTLVITEKGSRFLISYERVAASQAEHESPKGLLDLK; encoded by the coding sequence TTGAAAAAAGAAGATTATGGAGAAAAAGGCTTTGACAGCGATATGGTGCTGAAACTACTCTCTGCGATCAACGGGGGTTCTGAGGAAAATCAGCTGGAATCTGCGGCCGGCATTTCAAGCAAGCAATTGAGCCGGTACCTGAAAGAATTTATAAAAGACGGCCTTGTCGGTTACGCTGTTTCTGACGGTAAAACCCTTGTGATAACTGAAAAGGGGTCTAGGTTCCTGATATCGTACGAGCGCGTTGCTGCATCACAGGCTGAACACGAGTCTCCCAAAGGACTCCTTGACCTCAAATGA
- a CDS encoding ZIP family metal transporter → MTGLTFRLPRKVIASIMAFGSGVLVVALTFSLLGEAFRSSQDILPLMAGFVAGGFAYNFANLLLGKVTGVPRRRRPDGEKKSTDAAAPPGLALLVGSVMDNIPENIALGISIVAAGTANPVLAVAIFLSNYPEALSSVEGMKSDGMSKKFILVSWSVVVAVGTVASAIGFALLAGSNPAVISFFLSFASGAILVMLIESMIPEAFREGGSQIGLATLAGFALAFVVHHFL, encoded by the coding sequence GTGACCGGACTTACTTTCCGTCTTCCAAGAAAGGTCATTGCAAGCATAATGGCGTTTGGAAGCGGCGTCTTGGTAGTCGCATTGACGTTCTCGCTCTTGGGCGAGGCTTTCCGGTCTTCTCAGGACATCCTGCCTTTGATGGCAGGGTTTGTGGCGGGGGGGTTTGCGTATAATTTTGCCAATCTTCTTCTTGGCAAGGTCACCGGGGTTCCGCGCAGGAGGCGCCCAGACGGAGAAAAGAAGAGCACGGACGCTGCTGCGCCTCCCGGACTTGCGCTTCTGGTGGGCTCTGTCATGGACAACATACCGGAAAACATTGCCCTTGGGATCTCTATCGTGGCGGCCGGGACAGCGAACCCCGTCCTTGCCGTCGCCATCTTTCTTTCCAACTATCCAGAGGCCCTTTCATCTGTGGAGGGGATGAAATCAGACGGAATGAGCAAGAAATTCATACTTGTCAGCTGGTCAGTCGTGGTGGCGGTTGGGACGGTAGCCTCTGCAATAGGCTTTGCCCTGCTTGCCGGCTCAAACCCTGCAGTCATCTCTTTTTTCCTTTCCTTTGCATCCGGCGCAATACTTGTCATGCTTATCGAGTCCATGATACCTGAAGCATTCAGAGAAGGGGGAAGCCAGATCGGGCTGGCGACACTTGCAGGATTTGCCCTTGCGTTTGTCGTCCACCATTTTCTCTGA